The window ATATCTTTCTTCTAAATCTATGTTGTAAtacttttatattatttagaaatatatatatatttttttttttttttacttatagGCACAATTATGTGGTAAATATTACTTTGAAGAATTTAATAAGATTCGAACGACATTCAGCCATTATAAGagatatataaatgaaattaataGCATTGAAGATACTATTCTAAGACATGTTGCCTTATATCTtgtagaaaattttgaaggacACAAACAGCACCTTACTCCAGATGGAACGagatataataatattgacTGCGAAGTGTTGAACAGATGGCTAGACCAAAGGAAAAGTTTCTACACATATGGAAATAATTGCAAAGCAAATGAACGTTTatgggatgaaaaaattaaaccaTTATGGGATAAgttgaatgaaaataatatttgtgCGAGAAAAGAAGTATTCGCTAAAAATGCTTATATTCCTAAAGAATTGCTTCCTCTTACGTGttacaaatatattcctGAAAATTATGAGTGTGCTC of the Plasmodium cynomolgi strain B DNA, scaffold: 0488, whole genome shotgun sequence genome contains:
- a CDS encoding hypothetical protein (putative) encodes the protein AQLCGKYYFEEFNKIRTTFSHYKRYINEINSIEDTILRHVALYLVENFEGHKQHLTPDGTRYNNIDCEVLNRWLDQRKSFYTYGNNCKANERLWDEKIKPLWDKLNENNICARKEVFAKNAYIPKELLPLTCYKYIPENYECAPPLDIFT